Below is a genomic region from Mustela lutreola isolate mMusLut2 chromosome 1, mMusLut2.pri, whole genome shotgun sequence.
ctgtgatggcctatgaccgctttGTGGCCATCTGCAACCCACTGCTGTACACTGTCACTATGTCCCAGAATCTCTGTATGGAGCTGGTTTCCTGCTGCTACCTCTGGGGGATGGTGTGTTCTCTGACCCACTTGTGTTTAGCTCTTGAGATCCCATCCTATAGATCAAATATGATTAATCACTTCTTTTGTGATCTACCCCCTCTCTTATCACTTGCTTGCTCTGATGTCTCTGTTAACGAACTCATGGTGCTCATTGTGGCCACTGCCAATGAGATCATCACCATTGTGATCATCTTCACCTCCTACTTGCTGATTCTCCTCACCATCCTGAGGATGCGCTCTGCAGAGGGAAGGCACAAAGCCTTTTCCACCTGTGCCTCCCACCTCACAGCCATCCTTGTCTTCCATGgaactattctttttatttattgccGGCCCAGTTCTGGCAACAGCTTGGATACGGACAAGGTGGCCACAGTGTTCTACACCATAGTGATACCCATGCTGAACCCCCTCATCTACAGCTTGAGGAACAAGGATGTAAAAGCAGCTCTCAGAAAAGTGGTGAGCTCCaaaatattttcctagaaaatattttcttaacagGACTCAGGTTCCCAAAGTGGAGGCTTGGAGGCTGGTAGAGGGGTGAATGTGTGGACTGTAGTGTTCGAGTGAAGGGAAGAGCCAGGAGGTAGGTGTTTCTGAGTGATTCTTTttgattcatttgtttttgtgtctcttCACTTGGCCTCAAGGGTAGGATTGAGCAATTTCAAACTTGAAGTATatgtcttcactttctttcagtCTTTCATGTCTTAAATGGTTATTAGTAATGGATCCTTAAGATACATTTAGTTTATTCTTTAACCTTTATGAGCTTAATGAACAGTgcttaaaaataacagtttttttcattatgtattaTGGAAATGTTAATCCTTTCCAAAGTTGAATTCCTCCTATTTTCCTATAAAGAATGCATCTTTTCCCAAAAGTTTATATATGCAATGAGATTTCCATATGGGTATgtgtcttttaatcttttttaaagctttattgattatttctggttttctttattatttttgtttttgatgttgcAGTGTCCAGTGCTTTTGGAACTTCAGATATGGTCTCAACTGAAATCAATGGAAATAATACTAATTACTTCCCATGAAGTTATATGTCATGTGCAAAGAGTCTAGAATGACCTCTGGCTCACAATTAGTTCCCCTCTTCCCACTCACCCaacctctatttcttttttttttaattttttattttttataaacatatatttttatccccaggggtacaggtctgtgaatcaccaggtttacacacttcacagcactcaccaaagcacataccctccccaatgtccataatcccacccccttctcccaaaccccctccccccaacaaccctcagtttgttttgtgagattaagagtcacttatggtttgtctccctcccaatcccatcttctttcattgattcttctcgcacccacttaagcccccatgttgcatcaccacttcctcatatcagggagatcatatgatagttgtctttctctgcttgacttatttcgctaagcatgatacactctagttccatccatgttgtcgcaaatggcaagatttcatttcttttgaaggctgcatagtattccactgtgtatatatataccacatcttcttgatccattcatctgttgatggacatctaggttctttccatagtttggttattgtggacactgctgctataaacattcgggtgcacgtgcccctttggatcactacgtttgtatctttagggtaaatacccaatagtgcaattgctgggtcatagggcagttctattttcaacattttgaggaacctccatgctgttttccagagtggctgcaccagcttgcattcccaccaacagtgtaggagggttcccctttctccgcatcctccccagcatctgtcatttcctgacttgtttattttagccattctgactggtgtgaggtgatattgcattgtggttttgatttgtatttccctgatgccgagtgatatggagcactttttcatgtgtctgttggccatctggatgtcttctttgcagaaatgtctgttcatgtcctctgcccatttcttgattggattatttgttctttgggtgttgagtttgctaagttctttatagattctggacactagtcctttatctgatatgtcgtttgcaaatatcttctcccattctgtcagttgtcttttgattttgttaactgtttcctttgctgtgcaaaagcttttgatcttgatgaaatcccaatagttcattttttcccttgcttcccttgcctttggcgttgttcctaggaagatgttgctgcggttgaggtcgaagaggttgctgcctgtgttctcctcaaggattttgatggattcctttcgaacattgaggtccttcatccattttgagtctattttt
It encodes:
- the LOC131809592 gene encoding olfactory receptor 5L1-like, which produces MAEIKEENCTSITEFILLGLTDAPELKVFLFLLFLLIYGVTVLGNLGMIAVIQVSSQLHTPMYFFLSHLSFVDFCYSTIIVPKMLSSILNRDKAISFLGCTVQFYLFCTCVITEVFLLAVMAYDRFVAICNPLLYTVTMSQNLCMELVSCCYLWGMVCSLTHLCLALEIPSYRSNMINHFFCDLPPLLSLACSDVSVNELMVLIVATANEIITIVIIFTSYLLILLTILRMRSAEGRHKAFSTCASHLTAILVFHGTILFIYCRPSSGNSLDTDKVATVFYTIVIPMLNPLIYSLRNKDVKAALRKVLNSSYFPIKNASFPKSLYMQ